A single genomic interval of Staphylococcus hyicus harbors:
- a CDS encoding VOC family protein has translation MKLSPYILVEDVKEALHFYHHIFGGEMIQLNEHQGKLLHAELKIQADVVLHLSDTYGKANQNDGNQILLTFDHPETQRRIYDALSEQGNPHMSLNKTFFNAIHGQVKDRYGVNWLMNCFVKE, from the coding sequence ATGAAGTTAAGTCCATATATTTTAGTTGAAGATGTAAAAGAAGCATTACATTTTTATCACCATATATTTGGTGGAGAAATGATTCAGTTAAATGAACATCAAGGAAAGTTGCTTCATGCAGAATTGAAAATTCAAGCTGATGTGGTTTTACATTTATCAGACACGTACGGTAAAGCTAATCAAAACGATGGAAATCAAATTTTATTAACGTTTGATCATCCGGAGACGCAACGACGTATATATGATGCATTAAGTGAACAAGGTAATCCACATATGTCCTTAAACAAAACATTTTTCAATGCGATTCATGGGCAAGTTAAAGACCGATACGGTGTGAATTGGTTAATGAATTGTTTTGTAAAAGAATAA
- the coaW gene encoding type II pantothenate kinase, whose amino-acid sequence MRIGIDAGGTLIKIVIEAQGQRTYQTRLTTDIQNVANWLNEQACSNICITGGNAKVLNDLLHCDAKQFIEFDAADKGVDLLLKEQGIDLDRYIFTNVGTGTSIHLADANGQQRVGGIGTGGGMIRGLGYLLTEIKDYTQLTDLAQQGNRDIIDLKVKHIYKNDTPPISGELTAANFGHVLLNLDKTFTSADKLASLIGVVGESVTTVSIHVAREHGASDVVYIGSSFHNNPLLQKVVTDYTILRGFTPHYLNNGAFSGALGALYL is encoded by the coding sequence ATGCGAATCGGAATCGACGCTGGTGGTACGCTTATTAAAATTGTGATTGAAGCGCAAGGTCAACGTACTTACCAAACACGTCTAACAACAGATATACAGAACGTAGCAAATTGGTTAAATGAACAAGCGTGTTCAAATATTTGTATAACGGGTGGCAATGCCAAAGTATTAAATGATTTACTACACTGTGACGCTAAACAATTTATTGAATTTGATGCTGCAGATAAAGGTGTTGACCTTTTATTAAAAGAGCAGGGCATTGATTTAGATCGATATATTTTCACTAATGTGGGTACAGGAACATCAATTCATCTCGCAGATGCCAACGGCCAACAACGTGTGGGGGGAATAGGTACTGGTGGTGGTATGATCAGAGGTTTAGGGTACTTACTAACTGAAATTAAAGACTACACTCAGCTTACTGATCTCGCCCAACAAGGTAATCGTGACATTATTGACTTAAAAGTGAAACATATTTATAAAAATGATACACCCCCTATTTCCGGTGAACTCACTGCCGCAAATTTTGGACACGTGTTATTAAATTTAGATAAAACGTTTACATCTGCTGATAAATTAGCATCTTTAATTGGTGTAGTCGGCGAAAGTGTCACGACAGTATCCATTCACGTTGCAAGAGAACATGGCGCAAGTGATGTTGTCTATATCGGCTCATCTTTCCACAATAATCCATTATTACAAAAAGTCGTTACAGATTACACAATTCTTCGTGGTTTCACACCTCATTATTTAAATAACGGTGCGTTCTCAGGCGCTCTTGGCGCATTATATTTATAA
- a CDS encoding M20 family metallopeptidase, with product MITFCFLKGDFTLVSVRQRILDYIDNHRLHYLDMSHQIHDRPELGNEELFASRLLIDHLSEHGFNIQKDIAGHSTGFIASYDADAPGPAIGFLAEYDALPGLGHACGHNIIGTASVLAGIALKQVVDELGGSVVIFGCPAEEGGENGSAKASYVKEGLFDDIDVALMIHPGNETYPTIHTLAVDVLDIQFYGKSAHASENAHDAKNALDAMLSFFNGIAQLRQHIRKSERVHGVILDGGKAANIIPDYTHARFYTRATTRKSLDILTERVHRIAKGAAIQTGCDYEFGPIQNGVNEFIKSPELDALFERYAIELGEEVSHDDFGYGSTDTGNVSHVIPTIHPHIKIGPRSLVGHTHRFREAAASPMGDKALIKGAKIIALMGANLLQDDELLSTIQKEHQLLREKL from the coding sequence ATGATAACTTTTTGTTTTTTGAAGGGAGATTTTACTTTGGTTTCAGTGAGACAACGCATATTAGATTATATTGATAATCATCGATTACATTATTTAGACATGAGTCATCAAATACATGATCGACCAGAATTGGGGAATGAGGAATTATTTGCCTCACGATTACTCATAGATCATTTATCTGAACATGGTTTTAATATTCAAAAAGATATTGCGGGACATTCGACGGGCTTTATTGCCTCATATGATGCTGATGCACCAGGACCAGCAATTGGATTTTTAGCAGAGTATGATGCACTACCAGGTTTAGGTCATGCATGTGGTCATAACATTATTGGAACCGCAAGTGTCCTTGCAGGGATAGCGCTTAAACAAGTGGTTGACGAACTCGGGGGGAGCGTCGTAATTTTTGGTTGTCCTGCTGAAGAAGGGGGCGAAAATGGTAGTGCCAAGGCGTCTTATGTCAAAGAGGGACTTTTTGATGACATCGATGTGGCGCTAATGATTCATCCGGGGAATGAAACGTATCCTACGATTCATACGCTTGCTGTAGACGTATTAGATATTCAATTTTACGGTAAAAGTGCACATGCATCAGAAAATGCACATGATGCCAAGAATGCTTTAGATGCGATGTTAAGTTTTTTCAATGGTATTGCACAGTTAAGACAACATATTCGAAAATCAGAACGTGTCCATGGTGTTATTTTAGATGGCGGTAAAGCCGCAAATATTATACCTGACTATACCCATGCACGATTTTACACAAGGGCGACAACAAGAAAATCACTTGATATATTAACGGAGCGTGTGCATCGTATTGCCAAAGGGGCAGCGATTCAAACTGGGTGTGATTATGAGTTTGGACCAATACAAAATGGGGTAAACGAATTTATCAAATCACCCGAACTTGATGCACTATTTGAACGTTATGCTATTGAATTAGGAGAAGAAGTCAGTCATGACGACTTTGGATATGGTTCGACGGATACGGGAAATGTGAGTCATGTGATTCCGACAATTCATCCACATATTAAAATTGGCCCGCGTAGTTTAGTCGGTCACACGCATCGATTTAGAGAAGCAGCAGCGAGTCCTATGGGTGATAAAGCATTGATAAAAGGGGCGAAAATTATTGCATTGATGGGTGCCAATTTATTACAAGATGATGAATTATTATCGACAATTCAAAAGGAACATCAATTATTAAGGGAGAAATTATAA
- a CDS encoding S-ribosylhomocysteine lyase: protein MPKMNVESFNLDHTKVVAPYVRLAGKMQGDNGDDIYKYDIRFKQPNKEHMDMPGLHSLEHLMAENIRNHSDKVVDLSPMGCQTGFYVSFINHKDYGDVLNIIENTIQDVLNATEVPACNEVQCGWAASHSLEDAKVIAQAFLDKRDQWHDVYGDGN, encoded by the coding sequence ATGCCGAAAATGAACGTAGAAAGTTTTAATTTAGATCACACTAAAGTCGTTGCACCATATGTGCGACTAGCTGGTAAAATGCAAGGTGATAACGGAGATGACATATACAAATATGATATTCGATTCAAACAACCGAATAAAGAACATATGGATATGCCAGGGTTACACAGTTTAGAACATTTAATGGCAGAAAATATCCGAAATCATTCTGATAAAGTTGTAGATTTAAGTCCAATGGGATGTCAAACAGGTTTTTATGTTTCTTTTATCAATCATAAAGATTATGGTGACGTATTAAACATCATTGAAAATACAATTCAAGATGTGTTAAATGCCACGGAAGTGCCAGCTTGTAACGAAGTCCAATGTGGTTGGGCAGCAAGCCATTCATTAGAAGATGCTAAAGTCATCGCTCAAGCATTTTTGGATAAGCGCGATCAATGGCATGATGTGTATGGGGACGGTAATTAA
- the ldmS gene encoding L-aspartate--L-methionine ligase LdmS, which yields MTDHPRLKLGDLYDDDIVYTARPSYISNPWLEPDEHQSNFLTGRELLIADMPVIVHEASVTDKLQRLFEYVNQTIPTNIYTFKDKESYEHLLHHLTVENHHRIYTQYVHGENLIDNSRYAMDKQMFIDLNTKSKIPEWTGGKYLPKREVVEIHTLHDALKHWSLPLVLKPGDDLPTAGGYGVMICYTQHDLDQAVKRIENAQDETQSIIIEQCVEATDNYCVQYAIHPENGIIYLGSAKQLTNKYGFYNGNINAIQVPQSVIDAGYHIMKMGVDKGFVGIAGFDLLVDNDEHIYAIDLNFRQNGSTSMLLLDDVLSGKHHKFYSYVSKGERQQFFKAIEKYVQQGVLYPLAYYDGDYYKEHDVSSRFAGIWHADCLEQIDTLEQAFLKEAGLK from the coding sequence ATGACTGACCATCCACGTTTAAAATTGGGAGACTTATACGATGATGATATTGTTTACACAGCACGCCCTTCATATATTTCAAATCCTTGGTTAGAACCAGACGAACACCAGTCAAATTTTTTAACGGGAAGAGAATTATTAATTGCTGATATGCCAGTAATCGTGCATGAAGCAAGTGTAACAGATAAATTACAAAGACTATTTGAATATGTGAATCAAACAATACCTACAAATATATATACATTTAAAGATAAAGAAAGTTATGAGCACTTGTTACACCATTTAACGGTAGAGAATCATCATCGCATATACACACAATACGTTCATGGTGAAAACCTCATTGACAATTCACGGTATGCGATGGACAAACAAATGTTTATTGATTTAAATACGAAATCAAAAATTCCAGAATGGACTGGAGGCAAATATCTACCAAAAAGAGAGGTCGTTGAGATCCATACACTGCATGATGCGTTAAAACATTGGTCATTGCCGCTTGTATTAAAACCAGGGGATGATTTACCAACTGCAGGTGGATATGGGGTTATGATTTGTTATACGCAACATGATTTAGACCAAGCTGTTAAAAGAATTGAGAACGCTCAAGATGAAACTCAATCCATCATTATTGAACAATGTGTTGAAGCGACAGATAATTATTGTGTCCAATATGCAATACACCCTGAAAATGGCATCATCTATTTAGGGTCTGCGAAACAACTTACAAATAAATATGGGTTTTATAATGGCAATATTAATGCTATACAAGTACCACAATCTGTAATTGATGCTGGATATCACATCATGAAAATGGGTGTGGATAAAGGATTTGTCGGTATTGCGGGATTTGATTTACTTGTAGATAACGATGAACACATTTATGCCATTGATTTGAATTTTAGACAAAACGGCTCGACAAGTATGCTATTGCTCGATGATGTTTTATCTGGAAAACATCATAAATTTTATAGTTATGTTTCTAAAGGGGAGAGACAACAATTTTTTAAAGCCATTGAAAAGTATGTTCAACAAGGTGTTCTTTATCCGTTAGCATATTATGACGGTGATTATTATAAAGAACACGACGTAAGTTCACGTTTTGCTGGGATTTGGCATGCAGATTGTCTTGAACAAATAGATACACTTGAACAAGCATTTCTTAAAGAGGCTGGTTTAAAGTAA
- a CDS encoding DUF2750 domain-containing protein, with protein MSYKNERFYKDILTNEQFFIAVKDKKIVKHLHNGKQLFCFWTRESFAKAYLENLNVEFDKIKAMDIDRFTTYELDDMFDDEDEAVVNVTIDAEGHEIKILSAFNDIMTDMDRLRIREFVEDVSKTDTVYGLTRQGTKQFMVVSDENDNFEQSHFMPVWSLSQRAKRVAEEDFETLELIDVEGEVFSEWLDELRDDNRYVAIDLKPGVVGTIVSAQKLANELTF; from the coding sequence ATGTCGTATAAAAATGAACGTTTTTACAAAGATATTCTGACAAATGAGCAATTTTTTATCGCTGTTAAAGATAAAAAAATTGTGAAGCATTTGCATAATGGTAAACAATTATTTTGTTTTTGGACGAGAGAGAGTTTTGCGAAAGCTTATCTTGAAAATCTAAATGTGGAATTTGATAAAATTAAAGCTATGGATATCGACCGTTTTACGACGTATGAATTGGACGATATGTTTGATGATGAAGACGAAGCGGTAGTTAACGTGACGATTGATGCAGAAGGGCATGAAATTAAAATTTTATCAGCATTTAATGATATTATGACGGACATGGATCGTTTGCGCATTCGTGAATTTGTAGAAGACGTATCTAAAACCGACACGGTATATGGCTTGACGCGTCAAGGTACCAAACAATTCATGGTCGTAAGTGATGAAAATGATAATTTTGAGCAATCGCATTTTATGCCAGTATGGAGTTTAAGTCAGCGTGCGAAGCGTGTAGCCGAAGAAGACTTTGAAACGTTAGAACTTATCGACGTTGAAGGTGAAGTGTTTTCTGAATGGTTGGATGAATTGCGAGATGACAACCGATATGTCGCAATTGATTTAAAACCTGGTGTGGTCGGCACTATTGTAAGTGCTCAAAAATTAGCAAATGAATTAACATTTTAA